The following proteins are encoded in a genomic region of Oryza brachyantha chromosome 11, ObraRS2, whole genome shotgun sequence:
- the LOC102721593 gene encoding putative receptor protein kinase ZmPK1, with protein sequence MTSRLVAFLLFVVTLPCPWRVDAARDWLARAASIAVEDHADDVLRSPDGTFAAGFYNASPTVFTFSVWFARAADRAVVWTAARARPVHSSGARVTLDARRGALVLTDYGGEVVWNSTAGIGRTTASRARLRDSGNLVLEDAAGNALWQSFDYPTDTLLPTQRLTAATLLVSRDRLLSAGYYRLGFSDYAMLSLFYDNGNFSSIYWPNPYFSYWQNNRKIYNFSRSAAMDALGQFLSSDGTNFEAADLGAAGVRRRLTLDTDGNLRVYSLDEATGTWSVSWMAFGNPCNIHGVCGANAVCLYSPAPVCVCAPGHERVDASDWSRGCRPTFRLECSRPTKLVALPHSDFWGYDLNDGGIMPFHDCGKKCLENCACVAFQYKEHMECYLKSVLFNGRTFPGLPGTVYIKVPADFHVPEFHVHQWQHEGGGLAIQEDIAGCTPAGDSDRKVLLKVSASLSARDAGKAVWPYLYGFLSALLVVEAIVISLGCWLFSSKGLFRQSRVYAVEEGYKLITSHFQRYTYAEIRRATGNFTDVIGRGGSGVVYKGVLGDDERVVAVKVLKNVSRQSEEEFQAELSVIGRIYHMNLVRMWGCCSQGKHRILVSEFIENGSLAQKLFHRVGSDDDHDVLDWNQRFRIALGVAKGLAYLHNECSEWIVHCDMKPENILLDHDLEPKITDFGLSKLLNRDGSDAALTRIRGTRGYMAPEWVSNLPVTEKVDVYSYGVILLELVKGVRVSEWVIQGIKVCEMDIRMVVRVTCEKMESNERGCTDDLVDYRLKGDFNHVQVKMMLKTAVSCLEEDRSKRPNMNSVVQALISVED encoded by the coding sequence ATGACCTCTCGCCTTGTAGCCTTCCTGCTGTTTGTGGTCACGCTTCCATGTCCATGGCGCGTCGACGCGGCGCGTGACTGGCTCGCCCGGGCCGCCTCGATCGCCGTCGAGGACCACGCCGACGACGTCCTGCGCTCGCCGGACGGCACGTTCGCCGCGGGCTTCTACAATGCGTCGCCCACCGTCTTCACCTTCTCCGTCTGGttcgcgcgcgccgccgaccgcgccgtcgtctggaccgcggcgagggcgcgccCCGTGCACAGCAGTGGCGCGCGCGTCACGCTCgacgcgcgccgcggcgcgctcgTCCTCACCGActacggcggcgaggtggtctGGAACTCCACCGCCGGCATCGGCCGGACGACGGCCTCGCGCGCCAGGCTCCGCGACTCCGGCAACCTGGTGCTCGAGGACGCCGCTGGCAACGCGCTGTGGCAGAGCTTCGACTACCCCACCGACACGCTGCTCCCGACGCAGCGgctgacggcggcgacgctgcTGGTGTCGCGCGACCGGCTGCTCTCCGCCGGCTACTACCGGCTGGGGTTCAGTGACTACGCCATGCTCTCCCTCTTCTACGACAACGGCAACTTCTCCAGCATCTACTGGCCCAACCCTTACTTCAGCTACTGGCAGAACAACCGCAAGATCTACAACTTCTCGCGCTCGGCCGCCATGGACGCGCTCGGCCAGTTCCTCTCCAGCGACGGCACCAACTTCGAGGCCGCcgacctcggcgccgccggcgtcagGAGGCGGCTGACGCTGGACACGGACGGCAACCTCAGGGTGTACAGCTTGGACGAGGCCACCGGGACGTGGTCGGTGTCGTGGATGGCGTTCGGCAACCCGTGCAACATCCACGGCGTGTGCGGCGCCAACGCCGTCTGCCTCtactcgccggcgccggtctGCGTCTGCGCGCCGGGGCACGAGCGCGTCGACGCGAGCGACTGGAGCAGAGGCTGCCGGCCGACGTTCCGGCTCGAGTGCAGCCGGCCGACGAAGCTGGTGGCACTGCCGCACAGCGACTTCTGGGGCTACGACCTCAACGACGGCGGCATCATGCCGTTCCACGACTGCGGCAAGAAGTGCCTCGAGAACTGCGCGTGCGTGGCGTTCCAGTACAAGGAGCACATGGAGTGCTACCTCAAGAGCGTCCTCTTCAACGGCAGGACGTTCCCCGGCTTGCCGGGGACGGTGTACATCAAGGTCCCGGCCGACTTCCACGTGCCGGAGTTCCACGTGCATCAATGGCAGCAcgagggcggcggcctcgCCATCCAAGAAGACATCGCCGGTTGCACCCCCGCCGGCGACAGCGACAGAAAGGTTCTCCTCAAGGTCTCCGCTTCACTGTCAGCTCGTGACGCGGGTAAGGCGGTGTGGCCATACCTGTACGGGTTCTTGTCGGCACTGCTCGTCGTCGAGGCCATCGTCATCAGCCTCGGCTGCTGGCTCTTCTCAAGCAAAGGACTTTTCCGGCAATCTCGCGTCTACGCCGTCGAAGAAGGCTACAAGCTGATCACCAGCCACTTCCAGAGGTACACCTACGCGGAGATCAGGAGGGCCACCGGCAACTTCACCGACGTGATCGGccgcggcggctccggcgtcGTGTACAAGGGCGtcctcggcgacgacgagagggTGGTGGCCGTGAAGGTGCTCAAGAACGTGAGCCGGCAGAGCGAGGAGGAGTTCCAAGCAGAGCTGAGTGTCATCGGAAGGATCTACCACATGAACCTCGTCAGGATGTGGGGTTGCTGCTCTCAAGGCAAGCACAGGATTCTTGTCTCTGAATTCATAGAGAACGGATCACTTGCACAGAAGTTGTTTCACAGGGTTGGATCTGATGATGATCATGATGTTCTTGATTGGAATCAGAGGTTCAGGATTGCTCTGGGTGTGGCCAAAGGGCTGGCTTACCTTCACAATGAGTGTTCAGAATGGATTGTTCATTGTGACATGAAGCCAGAGAACATATTGCTGGACCATGATTTGGAGCCCAAGATTACAGATTTTGGGCTGTCCAAGCTGTTGAACAGGGATGGATCGGATGCTGCTTTGACACGGATCAGAGGGACACGAGGGTACATGGCTCCGGAGTGGGTATCCAACCTACCGGTCACGGAGAAGGTCGATGTGTACAGCTATGGGGTGATACTCCTTGAGCTGGTGAAGGGGGTTAGGGTTTCGGAATGGGTGATCCAAGGGATCAAGGTTTGCGAGATGGATATCAGGATGGTTGTTAGGGTGACATGTGAGAAGATGGAATCCAACGAGAGAGGATGTACCGATGATCTTGTGGACTATCGATTGAAGGGTGATTTCAACCATGTGCAAGTGAAGATGATGCTTAAGACTGCTGTTTCATGCTTGGAGGAAGATAGGAGCAAGCGGCCAAACATGAACTCTGTTGTGCAAGCACTTATCTCGGTTGAAGATTAA